Proteins from one Mesoplodon densirostris isolate mMesDen1 chromosome 1, mMesDen1 primary haplotype, whole genome shotgun sequence genomic window:
- the LOC132488649 gene encoding LOW QUALITY PROTEIN: testis-specific Y-encoded-like protein 1 (The sequence of the model RefSeq protein was modified relative to this genomic sequence to represent the inferred CDS: inserted 1 base in 1 codon; substituted 2 bases at 2 genomic stop codons) — protein MQSGGFSPSATSAGKNRRCPDVCLAAADVRGPDGVERTPLPETHSLTVPDRAPGDPDSPRCLKLREEIEASQVMAETGEGSFEAVALPPSQLPEERGAPRAAPADPVCDGKPQIGGGGDGGYVAPEAGQERTPPPRERLETAFVSLATDGSRGNGGRRXEPRGPGGEKPLETCGAERFGSELMAEAKAEEVKIEEGPLFSVAVDEEVAEKEGVKEGEGVEQEMEMEEKPVGEEIEMVENRVVEEAGHRPLRMDLRMNPPEAIQLELDTVNAQADRAFQQLEHKFGRMHRHYLDRRNYXIQNIPGFWVTAFRNHPQLSPMIRGQDAEMLRYITNLEVKELRHPRTGCKFKFFFRRNPYFRNKLIVKEYEVRASGRVVSLSTPIVWRRGREPQSFIRRNQEVVCNFFTXFSDHSLPESDRIAEIIKEDLWPNPLQYYLLHAGVHRARRRPIREPVEIPRPFGFQSG, from the exons agagCGGCGGGTTTTCGCCGAGCGCGACTTCTGCGGGGAAAAACAGACGGTGCCCTGACGTTTGTCTGGCTGCTGCCGACGTGAGAGGCCCGGATGGGGTCGAGAGGACGCCTCTCCCTGAAACCCACAGTCTCACCGTCCCCGACCGTGCCCCCGGAGACCCGGATTCTCCCAGGTGCCTGAAGCTCCGTGAGGAAATCGAGGCGTCACAGGTGATGGCGGAGACGGGTGAGGGGAGCTTCGAAGCCGTCGCGCTCCCACCGTCCCAGCTTCCAGAGGAGCGGGGCGCCCCTCGCGCTGCTCCCGCAGATCCGGTCTGTGACGGTAAGCCCCAGATCGGAGGCGGTGGGGATGGCGGTTACGTAGCACCCGAAGCGGGGCAAGAGCGGACTCCGCCTCCCAGGGAGAGACTGGAAACGGCGTTTGTATCCCTGGCGACGGACGGCAGCCGGGGAAATGGCGGCCGGCGGTGAGAGCCGCGGGGCCCGGGTGGGGAGAAGCCCCTAGAAACCTGTGGCGCGGAGAGGTTCGGATCTGAGCTGATGGCGGAGGCGAAGGCTGAGGAAGTGAAGATTGAAGAGGGCCCCCTCTTCTCAGTCGCAGTGGATGAGGAGGTGGCGGAGAAGGAAGGagtgaaggagggggagggagtggagcaggagatggagatggaggagAAGCCAGTAGGTGAAGAAATAGAAATGGTGGAGAATAGAGTGGTGGAGGAGGCAGGGCACCGGCCCCTGCGGATGGATCTCCGCATGAACCCTCCGGAGGCCATCCAGCTGGAGCTGGACACTGTGAATGCTCAGGCTGACCGGGCCTTTCAGCAACTAGAACATAAGTTTGGACGGATGCATCGACACTACCTGGATCGGAGGAACT TCATTCAGAATATCCCGGGCTTCTGGGTCACTGCCTTTCGGAATCACCCCCAGTTGTCCCCCATGATTAGGGGCCAAGATGCAGAGATGTTAAGATACATAACCAATTTGGAGGTGAAGGAGCTCAGGCACCCTCGAACAGGCTGCAAGTTCAAGTTCTTCTTTCGAAGAAACCCCTATTTCCGAAATAAACTGATTGTCAAGGAATATGAGGTCAGAGCCTCTGGCCGAGTAGTGTCTCTTTCCACTCCAATCGTATGGCGCCGGGGCCGTGAACCCCAGTCCTTCATTCGCAGGAACCAAGAGGTCGTTTGCAATTTCTTCACCTAGTTTTCAGACCACAGCCTTCCAGAGTCTGACAGGATTGCTGAGATTATCAAGGAGGACCTGTGGCCAAATCCACTGCAATACTACCTGCTGCATGCAGGAGTCCATAGAGCCAGACGTCGCCCAATAAGGGAGCCAGTGGAGATCCCCAGGCCCTTTGGGTTCCAGTCTGGTTAA